The following are encoded in a window of Brevibacillus ruminantium genomic DNA:
- the spoVT gene encoding stage V sporulation protein T — translation MKATGIVRRIDDLGRVVIPKEIRRTLRIREGDPLEIFVDRDGEVILKKYSPIGELGDFAKEYADSLYESLNHIVLISDRDTIIAVSGASKKEYMEKSIGSIVEKCLEDRKTRLEKNAGTYELCRDLNEVYGSFVVSPIVAGGDPIGSVILLTKNESTKMGDLETKMAETAAGFLAKQMEQ, via the coding sequence ATGAAAGCAACTGGTATTGTTCGTCGAATTGACGACCTCGGCCGGGTCGTGATACCAAAGGAAATTCGCCGTACGCTGCGCATTCGCGAAGGCGATCCACTGGAGATTTTTGTGGACCGCGATGGGGAAGTTATCCTGAAAAAGTATTCTCCGATTGGAGAGCTGGGTGATTTCGCCAAGGAATATGCCGACTCTCTGTACGAGAGCCTGAATCATATCGTCTTGATCTCTGACCGTGACACCATCATTGCCGTATCGGGTGCTTCCAAGAAAGAGTACATGGAGAAATCCATTGGCAGCATTGTGGAGAAATGTCTCGAGGATCGGAAAACAAGGCTGGAGAAAAATGCAGGCACGTATGAGCTGTGTCGCGATTTAAATGAAGTTTACGGTTCGTTCGTGGTTTCGCCGATTGTAGCTGGCGGTGATCCGATCGGTTCCGTTATTCTCCTCACGAAAAACGAATCCACAAAAATGGGTGACCTGGAAACCAAAATGGCAGAAACGGCAGCAGGGTTTCTCGCCAAACAGATGGAGCAGTAG
- a CDS encoding peptidylprolyl isomerase codes for MKRSVALLSSAVLVVSLLTGCGGAAGKDSASKPADQTQPAQNGEQATQPDDVLDQFKKLTLPYTVEPKTALVEYKDGTLSAEEFETFLRVINFLNPMQGMMIESADQESLKMFAREYTATKILASRADAAMEKEAKELAEQTFESLKIQYMGLLGKDDAKFEKLMSNQGLDKETVVGQMELINKSMTVLRKGIDEPTLKKLYEGMDKESLTVASVRHILVSFEKHNNNQEETLQVANELVARLKKGEDFAKLATENTDDPGSKETGGLYADADVTQWVPEFKEAALKLPLNQISDPVKTDYGYHIMRVESRKEKTFDEMKKQLESQALEQAYDHFNKEELDKLITKYNIPETKPASK; via the coding sequence ATGAAACGATCTGTTGCTTTATTGTCATCAGCAGTACTGGTTGTGTCTCTGTTGACCGGATGCGGCGGGGCAGCCGGAAAGGACTCTGCATCCAAGCCTGCTGACCAGACCCAACCTGCGCAAAACGGAGAACAGGCAACCCAGCCTGATGATGTGCTTGACCAATTTAAAAAACTGACACTGCCGTATACGGTTGAGCCGAAAACCGCTCTTGTCGAGTATAAGGACGGGACACTGAGCGCTGAAGAATTCGAGACCTTCCTGCGTGTCATTAATTTCCTCAATCCCATGCAGGGAATGATGATTGAATCGGCTGACCAGGAATCGCTGAAAATGTTTGCCCGGGAATACACCGCCACCAAGATTCTGGCCTCCCGCGCCGATGCTGCGATGGAAAAAGAAGCGAAGGAATTGGCAGAGCAAACCTTTGAGAGCCTGAAAATCCAATACATGGGATTGCTCGGCAAGGATGATGCCAAGTTTGAAAAATTGATGAGCAACCAAGGATTGGACAAAGAAACCGTCGTCGGCCAGATGGAACTCATCAACAAATCGATGACCGTGCTGAGAAAAGGGATTGACGAGCCTACGCTGAAAAAGCTGTATGAAGGAATGGACAAGGAATCTCTGACCGTTGCTTCCGTGCGTCATATCCTCGTATCCTTCGAAAAGCACAACAACAATCAGGAAGAAACCCTGCAAGTGGCGAATGAATTGGTAGCTCGCCTGAAAAAAGGGGAAGACTTTGCGAAGCTGGCGACCGAAAATACGGACGATCCGGGCAGCAAAGAGACTGGCGGCCTGTATGCTGATGCCGATGTCACCCAGTGGGTACCAGAATTTAAGGAAGCAGCCCTGAAGCTGCCGCTGAACCAGATCAGCGACCCGGTGAAAACGGATTATGGTTACCATATCATGCGTGTGGAAAGCCGCAAGGAAAAAACGTTTGACGAAATGAAGAAACAATTGGAAAGTCAGGCGTTGGAGCAGGCATACGACCATTTCAACAAAGAAGAGCTGGACAAGCTGATTACCAAATACAACATTCCGGAAACAAAACCGGCTTCAAAATAA